The Enteractinococcus fodinae genome has a segment encoding these proteins:
- a CDS encoding SurA N-terminal domain-containing protein, whose amino-acid sequence MPKKFLLSIAAVAAAFSLAACGADGDDEQATEDAPQSQEQGEQAAPEPELDNIPDVVAEVDGEEISGDAFAENYEAQFQQLTMQAAMAGQEPDQEQLKEQALEMMINSELLVAEAEDQGFSASDDDVDEYLADMAEANGIESSDVLMEELEAQGLTEERIREDLHKEVLIDQVVETLEVEEPSEEDLQEMYDAQVEQLEAMNAQVEEDQAQEAPPFEELEPELEEQVLQQNENEAIAALLDDLREDADIEILL is encoded by the coding sequence ATGCCCAAGAAGTTTCTCCTGAGCATCGCTGCTGTCGCTGCTGCGTTTAGCCTCGCCGCGTGTGGCGCCGACGGTGACGACGAACAAGCCACCGAGGATGCACCACAGAGTCAGGAACAAGGCGAACAAGCCGCGCCCGAACCGGAACTGGATAACATTCCGGATGTCGTCGCAGAGGTCGATGGCGAAGAAATCTCGGGGGATGCTTTCGCTGAGAACTATGAAGCCCAGTTCCAGCAGCTGACCATGCAGGCGGCGATGGCCGGGCAAGAACCTGACCAGGAGCAGCTGAAAGAGCAAGCCCTGGAGATGATGATCAACAGTGAACTGTTAGTCGCGGAAGCTGAAGACCAAGGCTTCAGCGCTTCAGACGATGATGTCGATGAATATCTTGCGGACATGGCCGAGGCCAACGGGATAGAGTCATCGGATGTGCTCATGGAAGAGCTTGAAGCTCAGGGCCTCACCGAGGAACGGATCCGGGAAGATCTCCATAAAGAGGTTCTGATCGACCAGGTGGTCGAGACTTTGGAAGTTGAGGAGCCTTCGGAGGAAGACCTCCAGGAAATGTACGATGCTCAGGTGGAACAGCTTGAGGCGATGAATGCGCAGGTTGAAGAAGACCAAGCGCAAGAAGCGCCCCCGTTCGAAGAGTTAGAACCTGAGCTCGAGGAGCAAGTCCTGCAGCAAAACGAAAACGAAGCCATCGCCGCGCTGCTGGATGACCTTCGCGAGGACGCTGACATCGAGATTCTGCTCTAA
- a CDS encoding ATP-binding protein, producing MFIVPTEIAAATSTPDLEKARRQAASWRSKDMGIAEKYLTDAALADLLKVAKELDHDSFGRTVAAVQDARSGNFQPIPHIDSAAEMFREFLKADLIDGWLYVQEPDGYVHPYLVIKIEHEQADRTREARIKITMEADNPTVKRPSRAPRVLYFEDSELVGKTPVEVLTRHRVYKETESLKAEYQQRRDEFQELIDHGFGKQYVFTGRAIRTEDFRSAKERTERKVVHDVAPGEIAPLRMVTASTLFDEGEHGAVPVVTAVRVFDLSAQDYLDVNTADLTEYVYDKDLKDKLILPADQRELLDILTTDISVFTGDIIEGKSSGNVILARGRPGVGKTLTAEVYAEVVGKPLYSIHTGSLGITAEYVRQNLEEIFERAKRWDAVLLLDEADVFVLERGFDLAQNAIVAEFLRTLEYYDGLLFLTTNRVHGVDEAILARCAAVIDYQPPNRDDARKIWQTLAAEHGISLDTQLLEDLLYAYDGITPRDIKMVLRLALRMAKHRGVELSMEVFAAAARFRGLTPHTELEHSSTN from the coding sequence ATGTTTATTGTCCCCACCGAGATCGCAGCCGCCACCTCGACGCCCGACCTTGAAAAGGCGCGACGACAGGCCGCGAGCTGGCGTTCTAAAGATATGGGGATCGCGGAGAAGTACCTCACCGATGCGGCGTTAGCTGACTTGTTGAAGGTAGCAAAGGAACTCGACCACGATTCCTTCGGTCGCACCGTTGCCGCCGTCCAAGACGCCCGCAGCGGAAATTTCCAACCTATTCCGCACATCGACTCCGCTGCAGAGATGTTCCGCGAGTTCTTAAAGGCCGATCTCATCGATGGCTGGCTTTATGTTCAAGAGCCCGACGGATACGTGCACCCATACTTAGTCATCAAGATTGAACATGAACAAGCGGATCGCACCCGCGAAGCACGCATCAAAATTACGATGGAAGCCGACAATCCCACCGTCAAGCGTCCCTCCCGTGCTCCGCGCGTGCTGTATTTTGAAGACTCCGAGCTGGTCGGCAAAACCCCGGTAGAGGTTCTGACACGCCACCGCGTCTATAAAGAAACCGAAAGCTTAAAAGCCGAATACCAGCAGCGCCGAGACGAGTTCCAAGAGCTTATTGATCACGGCTTTGGGAAGCAGTATGTCTTTACCGGTCGCGCTATCCGCACCGAAGACTTCCGCTCGGCCAAAGAGCGCACCGAACGCAAAGTTGTCCACGATGTTGCCCCCGGCGAGATCGCACCGTTGCGCATGGTCACCGCATCTACACTGTTTGATGAGGGCGAGCATGGCGCTGTACCAGTCGTGACAGCTGTCCGGGTCTTTGACCTGTCAGCCCAGGATTACCTGGACGTCAACACCGCCGATCTGACCGAATATGTCTACGACAAAGATCTCAAAGACAAGCTCATCCTGCCCGCTGACCAGCGCGAGCTGCTCGATATCCTCACCACCGATATCAGCGTATTCACCGGTGACATCATCGAAGGCAAATCCTCCGGCAACGTTATCTTGGCCCGTGGACGTCCCGGCGTCGGGAAGACCCTGACCGCGGAAGTCTATGCCGAAGTGGTCGGCAAACCGCTGTACTCTATTCACACCGGTTCGCTGGGCATCACCGCTGAATATGTCCGGCAGAACCTCGAAGAGATTTTCGAGCGCGCTAAGCGTTGGGATGCGGTCCTGCTTCTGGACGAAGCCGACGTGTTTGTTCTAGAGCGCGGATTCGATCTGGCGCAAAACGCGATTGTCGCCGAGTTCCTGCGCACGCTGGAGTACTACGACGGCCTGCTGTTTTTGACGACCAACCGAGTTCATGGAGTCGACGAAGCGATCCTGGCCCGGTGTGCCGCGGTCATTGATTACCAGCCGCCCAACCGAGACGACGCCCGTAAGATCTGGCAAACCCTGGCCGCCGAGCACGGTATTAGCCTGGACACTCAGCTGCTCGAGGACCTGCTGTATGCATATGACGGGATTACCCCGCGAGATATTAAAATGGTGTTGCGCCTTGCCTTACGGATGGCCAAACATCGCGGCGTCGAGTTGTCCATGGAGGTGTTTGCTGCTGCGGCACGGTTCCGCGGTCTGACACCCCACACTGAGCTGGAACATTCTTCAACGAACTAA
- a CDS encoding ABC transporter permease: MTPTVTRIVRRSATAPTDFDAVRTVIRRELVTRFVNRSIVVSTLMLGALAGLGAGVGGWFLVDRFGSTGTLALDTQFLVATAMISALLAALIYSSQSLASGVVEEKSSRLVEILLTKIGVTPLLAGKLIGVGLVTLGQLLVIGGAALTSFTVVGGWSVLDIELGANLLWFLVWFLLGFCSFATLSTLLASMVSRHADLGTALTPLVVSQLVLWVVALYLVPQYLASTWIQVLSFVPLLSSYLMPMRFALDGVHTVEMVIAALIAAVTVPLLFRFTTTIYRKNALRTGSLVAMREPSTADETA, translated from the coding sequence ATGACACCGACTGTCACTCGTATTGTTAGACGCTCCGCCACTGCGCCCACCGACTTCGACGCGGTGCGAACCGTGATCCGACGGGAACTGGTGACGCGGTTTGTGAATCGCAGCATTGTTGTTTCGACCCTTATGCTGGGTGCACTTGCCGGTCTTGGCGCCGGGGTAGGCGGTTGGTTTCTGGTGGACCGCTTCGGAAGCACCGGCACGCTGGCCTTAGACACTCAGTTCCTCGTTGCCACCGCCATGATTAGCGCACTGCTGGCAGCCCTGATCTACTCGTCCCAGAGTCTGGCCTCGGGAGTCGTCGAAGAAAAGTCATCCCGGCTTGTCGAGATCCTGTTGACCAAGATCGGTGTGACACCCCTGCTGGCCGGCAAACTCATCGGTGTCGGACTGGTCACCCTGGGCCAGTTGTTGGTGATCGGTGGGGCGGCGCTGACCAGCTTTACCGTCGTGGGTGGCTGGAGTGTTTTGGATATTGAACTTGGGGCCAACTTGTTGTGGTTCCTGGTTTGGTTCCTGCTGGGCTTTTGCAGCTTCGCGACGCTGAGCACCCTGCTGGCCTCCATGGTGTCCAGGCATGCAGACCTGGGCACCGCATTAACACCCCTGGTGGTCAGTCAACTGGTGCTGTGGGTTGTGGCGCTGTATTTGGTGCCACAGTATTTGGCGAGCACCTGGATCCAGGTGCTGTCCTTTGTGCCCCTGTTGTCTTCCTACCTGATGCCCATGCGGTTCGCCCTCGACGGGGTGCACACCGTGGAAATGGTGATCGCAGCGCTGATTGCTGCCGTCACGGTGCCGCTGCTCTTCCGCTTTACCACCACCATCTATCGCAAGAACGCGCTGCGAACCGGATCGCTGGTCGCCATGCGCGAGCCCAGCACTGCAGACGAAACCGCCTAA
- a CDS encoding fatty acid desaturase family protein, whose product MTYLSSTSSTAGSLRQASPDPTEDTIRPGDPKTFFHIKDLVREAGLTGRRRGYYLITIGVLTLALGGITTGVILLGDSWLQLLMAAALGVVLTQFAFLAHEAAHRQILSSGKANDKLGRFLANAVVGISYQWWLNKHNRHHATPNTIGKDPDIEWDTISFQPVDAQRQTGFLRWITERQGYLFFPLLTLEGLNLHYQSIKYLFVAPRVKRRWRELTTIAARIALYLGVLFIFLPWGIALAFVGVQLAVFGVYMGGSFAPNHKGMPMVPKTARIDFFTRQVMTSRNVMARSRWGNHVLSVVYGGLNYQVEHHLFPSMPRPNLHAVSQIVRKYCAEHQIPYTVATVRESYGSVIRYLNKVGLSARDPFECPMISSLRYS is encoded by the coding sequence ATGACATATTTGAGCAGCACCTCTTCTACTGCCGGATCTCTTCGGCAAGCTTCCCCAGACCCTACGGAAGACACCATCCGTCCGGGTGATCCCAAAACCTTTTTCCATATCAAAGATCTCGTCCGTGAGGCAGGGCTGACCGGTCGACGGCGAGGTTACTACCTGATCACGATCGGTGTCCTCACGCTCGCGCTGGGCGGTATCACCACCGGGGTTATCCTGTTGGGCGACAGCTGGCTTCAGCTCCTCATGGCCGCAGCGCTGGGTGTCGTTTTGACGCAATTTGCTTTTCTGGCCCACGAGGCTGCTCACCGACAGATTCTGTCTTCGGGCAAAGCCAACGACAAACTTGGTCGATTCCTGGCCAACGCGGTAGTGGGGATCAGTTACCAGTGGTGGCTCAATAAGCACAACCGCCACCACGCCACCCCGAACACGATCGGTAAAGACCCCGATATTGAATGGGACACAATTTCATTCCAACCGGTTGATGCGCAACGCCAGACCGGTTTCCTGCGGTGGATCACCGAACGCCAGGGTTACCTTTTCTTCCCGCTGTTAACGCTGGAAGGGCTCAACCTGCACTATCAATCGATCAAGTACCTGTTCGTGGCACCCCGAGTGAAGCGTCGCTGGCGTGAGCTCACGACCATCGCAGCGCGGATCGCGCTCTACCTGGGCGTACTGTTTATCTTCCTGCCGTGGGGTATCGCCCTGGCATTTGTCGGCGTACAGCTTGCGGTGTTTGGCGTGTACATGGGTGGCTCCTTTGCGCCCAACCACAAGGGCATGCCAATGGTACCCAAGACTGCACGCATTGATTTCTTCACCCGACAGGTCATGACCAGTCGCAATGTTATGGCGCGCAGCCGATGGGGCAACCACGTGCTGTCAGTGGTCTATGGCGGGCTCAACTATCAGGTCGAACACCACCTGTTCCCTTCCATGCCGCGACCAAACCTGCACGCGGTCTCACAGATCGTGCGCAAATACTGTGCCGAGCATCAGATTCCCTACACGGTCGCCACGGTCCGTGAGTCGTATGGCTCGGTCATCCGCTATCTCAATAAGGTCGGCCTATCGGCCCGCGACCCGTTTGAGTGCCCGATGATCAGCTCGCTGCGCTACTCCTAG
- a CDS encoding SseB family protein, with protein MKMTQDTGFPEQTNLIEKLTIATDGETSNDEVVDVINAFLNSQVVFPSVEKAGEDGSVSPLMLQDTEGNPVMPLFTSPEGIPEDFSEAAPHVSVVPGSAIIQSITDAGIVIDFGTDRQFGLAKEQVEAVRQEIITQLGDN; from the coding sequence ATGAAGATGACACAGGACACCGGATTCCCCGAGCAGACCAATCTCATTGAGAAGCTCACCATCGCCACTGATGGGGAAACAAGTAACGACGAAGTGGTGGACGTCATCAATGCATTCTTGAACTCGCAGGTGGTCTTTCCATCTGTCGAGAAAGCCGGTGAAGATGGTTCCGTCAGCCCGCTGATGCTCCAGGACACCGAGGGCAACCCAGTCATGCCCCTGTTTACTTCACCCGAAGGCATTCCAGAAGATTTCTCTGAAGCCGCCCCACACGTCAGCGTGGTCCCCGGCTCAGCAATCATTCAGTCCATCACCGATGCAGGGATCGTCATCGATTTCGGCACGGACCGTCAATTTGGTTTGGCGAAAGAACAGGTCGAAGCCGTACGACAAGAAATTATCACCCAGCTTGGTGATAACTAA
- a CDS encoding M16 family metallopeptidase, with product MPASVSLTGHDIRGLHAASTTLSNGARVLAIHAPQAKTSTVALSLRAGMRDERRTEHNGIVRLIEHMVYQDSQTIQGLTRQGDVARAGSVLGGNTHMDYTEFFETGSTPDLGTVAARLVDQVFFPAFRAEQLAQQIEAVAIERRQRLAAAPGNVLLWPHLTEAYWYDHANGHDGSGDIDLTDRVTPELLASMHRQLYHPAGAVMVALSPLPAPEALHQLSEAFSSIAPSDGPSSPAPVGLPITQHLDAGPLGTGSASRCLAATRAATTRAVTPQVLGDLLVAEALGTLEGLDASAGVFGLGERTHDDLFVLIDDTPCAVDPVDRIRAVTTAKDSLVRHAICRAVHRAEQLVVDDARLARTVARDVLLRDIPEHSAQLVSALVELLDRPALARHLMAEASQRLTSQAFASMTVRYEPEGAR from the coding sequence ATGCCCGCATCAGTCTCTCTGACCGGCCACGATATTCGTGGCTTGCACGCCGCTTCGACAACGTTGTCCAATGGCGCTCGCGTCTTGGCGATTCACGCTCCGCAGGCAAAAACCAGCACCGTAGCGTTATCGCTGCGCGCTGGCATGCGTGATGAACGCCGAACAGAGCACAACGGCATCGTGCGCCTGATCGAACACATGGTGTACCAGGACAGCCAGACTATCCAGGGGCTGACACGGCAAGGCGACGTGGCTCGGGCGGGCTCCGTACTGGGTGGCAACACGCATATGGATTACACCGAATTTTTTGAAACCGGCTCGACACCAGATCTCGGGACCGTCGCTGCACGACTCGTTGACCAGGTGTTCTTCCCGGCATTTCGTGCCGAGCAACTTGCACAACAAATCGAAGCGGTTGCCATCGAACGACGTCAACGACTGGCTGCAGCACCGGGCAATGTTTTGCTGTGGCCGCATCTGACGGAGGCGTATTGGTATGATCACGCCAACGGTCATGACGGTAGTGGCGACATCGACCTGACCGACCGGGTCACGCCCGAGCTGCTGGCCTCAATGCATCGCCAGCTGTATCACCCGGCGGGTGCGGTCATGGTCGCACTGTCTCCGTTGCCGGCACCAGAAGCCCTCCACCAGCTGTCCGAAGCGTTCAGCAGCATTGCCCCGAGCGATGGACCATCCTCGCCCGCACCGGTGGGCCTGCCCATTACCCAGCACCTGGACGCAGGGCCCCTCGGTACCGGGTCTGCCAGCCGATGCTTGGCGGCTACACGTGCGGCCACGACGCGCGCCGTGACCCCACAGGTGTTGGGGGATCTCTTGGTTGCCGAAGCACTGGGGACCCTCGAAGGTCTGGATGCGAGTGCGGGAGTGTTCGGTCTCGGTGAGAGAACCCACGATGACCTCTTTGTTCTCATTGATGACACGCCTTGTGCCGTGGACCCGGTAGATCGCATCCGGGCAGTCACGACGGCCAAGGACAGTCTGGTGCGTCATGCGATCTGCCGGGCTGTGCACCGTGCTGAGCAACTGGTCGTGGATGATGCGCGCTTGGCTCGCACCGTCGCGCGCGATGTGCTGTTGCGTGATATTCCGGAGCACAGCGCGCAGCTGGTGAGCGCCCTGGTTGAGCTCCTTGATCGTCCCGCCCTGGCCCGACATCTAATGGCGGAGGCGAGTCAACGCCTAACCAGCCAAGCATTTGCTTCCATGACGGTCCGATATGAACCGGAAGGTGCTCGATGA
- a CDS encoding putative quinol monooxygenase: MIFIAAKFKVKPEYADQWPEHAREFTEASRSEPGCLWFEWSRSIDDPNEYVLLEAFKDDAAEAHVTSDHFKKAQQDLPPLLQETPKVRNMQVEDDQWHELGEMAVS; this comes from the coding sequence ATGATTTTTATCGCCGCGAAATTCAAGGTCAAACCAGAATATGCTGACCAGTGGCCCGAGCACGCTCGGGAATTCACTGAAGCCAGCCGCAGCGAACCCGGCTGTCTGTGGTTTGAGTGGTCACGCAGCATTGACGACCCCAACGAATATGTGCTGCTCGAAGCGTTCAAAGACGACGCAGCAGAAGCCCACGTCACCTCGGACCACTTCAAAAAAGCCCAGCAAGATCTACCCCCGTTGCTGCAGGAAACCCCGAAGGTACGCAATATGCAGGTCGAGGACGATCAGTGGCACGAACTTGGGGAAATGGCCGTATCCTAA
- a CDS encoding histidine kinase: MRQREARWIDEVRPVPGGWLGKALLVALFVALVVSDVLNADVILTDPQGWVELILPYIPLLALLAGVVSGAVAWIVMFVVFLSMGIPTELLSASMIPMLITVGLATYALPRVPAGVFSGLVLILVLFSGLINPEIGQGFIFLGISTVCAIGAGLAANAMYGRSLKYAEEVSDLKEAQARIRNSERKRLAHELHDIVAHDVTVIAMQARRAEFVADDPVKTAQILEGIGDSASQALQDLRSLVMLLKTQTDDQSDADATNTESDDPKLSGETTTSVGLVHDMRNVVDTVERGGFRAALEIEGPVASIPASLRQALRRTVRELGTNILKHGKPDTDVQIQLLIDQDQVTLRSTNEISSERPISSSRTGLEAMRARCEVFGGEVVTGSKRGVWTTTMTIPFDRQPVSETSQGASHDSTAARR; encoded by the coding sequence ATGCGACAGCGAGAAGCACGGTGGATCGACGAGGTACGCCCTGTCCCGGGCGGCTGGCTTGGCAAGGCCCTGCTTGTCGCGCTCTTTGTGGCTTTGGTTGTGAGCGATGTACTCAACGCTGATGTGATCCTCACGGATCCGCAGGGCTGGGTCGAACTCATCCTGCCCTATATCCCGTTGCTTGCGCTGCTGGCCGGCGTAGTTTCGGGGGCCGTCGCCTGGATCGTCATGTTTGTAGTCTTTCTGAGCATGGGTATCCCCACTGAGTTGCTGTCAGCATCCATGATCCCAATGCTCATCACGGTCGGACTTGCCACCTACGCACTTCCCAGGGTCCCCGCCGGCGTTTTTTCCGGTCTAGTATTGATCCTGGTCCTCTTCTCCGGGCTCATCAACCCTGAAATCGGTCAAGGTTTCATATTTTTAGGCATTTCGACAGTGTGCGCCATCGGTGCCGGGCTGGCGGCCAATGCGATGTATGGCCGATCCTTAAAATATGCCGAAGAAGTCAGCGATCTCAAAGAAGCTCAGGCAAGAATTCGGAATTCAGAACGCAAACGCTTAGCGCATGAACTACACGACATCGTGGCCCATGACGTCACGGTGATCGCGATGCAGGCACGCCGGGCAGAGTTCGTGGCCGATGACCCGGTCAAGACCGCCCAGATCCTTGAAGGGATCGGCGATTCTGCGTCGCAAGCTCTGCAAGACCTGCGCAGTCTGGTGATGCTCTTGAAGACGCAGACTGATGATCAGAGTGACGCCGATGCGACGAACACCGAGAGCGATGATCCGAAACTATCTGGGGAAACCACGACGTCCGTTGGCTTAGTCCACGATATGCGCAACGTGGTCGACACCGTGGAGCGCGGCGGATTTCGTGCGGCATTAGAAATTGAAGGGCCGGTGGCCTCCATACCTGCAAGTTTGCGTCAGGCGCTGCGACGAACTGTCCGAGAGTTGGGCACCAATATTTTGAAGCACGGCAAGCCAGACACCGACGTGCAGATCCAGTTGCTGATCGACCAGGATCAGGTGACACTGCGCTCCACCAATGAAATTTCATCCGAGCGACCTATCTCTTCGTCCAGAACCGGTCTGGAAGCGATGCGGGCCCGCTGTGAAGTCTTCGGCGGAGAAGTGGTCACGGGATCAAAACGTGGTGTCTGGACCACGACCATGACGATCCCATTCGATAGACAACCAGTATCTGAGACATCGCAAGGAGCCTCACATGATTCGACTGCTGCTCGTCGATGA
- a CDS encoding MFS transporter produces MTSTTADTVVRRPPGAMALAAFTSSVDRFGISPLLVVIAVDFGVPLSAAVMTASVYFLTYGLTQPLWGMLSDRFGRLPVMRVALSGAMLFGLASAFAPNLGVLTVARALTGGFFGAIIPASITYVGDTTSQEHRQSALSDLMAAVAVGTASATAAAGIIGQVLNWRIVFALAAVLALIALIPLLRMAEPERERNTGVVASLRLFFAEKWSWVIIVLAFIEGALVLGILTLLAPALEAQGVDTSLAGLAVAAYGVATLVCTRFVRPVTARLSASRVVALGGICLVLGLATVAIQLSIATVVVAAVLLGGAWAFMHTGLQSWATQVVPAARGISVAFFAGAVFAGSAVSSAIAGALAEAGYWMIIFGASAATAVVLTVAAVAGLSRYLSHR; encoded by the coding sequence GTGACCTCTACAACTGCCGATACTGTTGTGCGGCGACCACCCGGTGCGATGGCACTAGCCGCCTTCACCTCCAGTGTGGATCGCTTCGGCATCTCGCCGTTACTCGTGGTGATCGCCGTCGACTTTGGTGTGCCCCTAAGTGCCGCGGTGATGACCGCCTCGGTGTATTTCTTGACTTACGGGCTCACCCAGCCGCTCTGGGGCATGCTGTCCGACCGGTTTGGTCGCCTACCGGTCATGCGGGTGGCACTTTCCGGTGCGATGCTGTTCGGACTAGCCTCAGCCTTTGCCCCCAACCTGGGCGTACTGACGGTCGCCAGAGCACTCACCGGAGGGTTTTTCGGCGCCATCATCCCAGCCTCAATTACCTATGTTGGCGATACGACTTCGCAGGAGCACCGCCAATCAGCGTTATCCGACCTGATGGCCGCAGTGGCTGTGGGCACGGCCTCGGCCACAGCAGCAGCTGGCATCATCGGCCAAGTCCTGAACTGGCGGATTGTTTTCGCACTCGCCGCAGTGTTGGCACTGATCGCGTTGATCCCATTGCTGCGGATGGCAGAACCAGAGCGTGAACGTAACACCGGAGTGGTGGCCTCGCTGCGACTCTTCTTTGCAGAAAAGTGGTCCTGGGTCATCATTGTGCTCGCTTTTATCGAAGGTGCCCTCGTGCTGGGCATCCTGACGCTGCTTGCCCCGGCCTTGGAAGCCCAAGGGGTCGATACCAGCCTGGCCGGCCTAGCGGTCGCAGCATACGGGGTAGCCACCCTGGTGTGCACTCGATTTGTTCGCCCGGTCACCGCCAGACTCTCAGCGTCCAGGGTCGTCGCGCTGGGCGGGATCTGCCTGGTGCTGGGCTTAGCCACGGTGGCAATCCAGCTGTCGATCGCCACCGTGGTGGTTGCCGCGGTCCTATTGGGTGGTGCCTGGGCGTTTATGCACACCGGACTGCAATCCTGGGCCACTCAAGTGGTGCCAGCAGCCCGGGGGATCTCGGTGGCGTTCTTTGCCGGCGCCGTGTTTGCGGGCAGTGCCGTTAGCTCGGCCATTGCCGGAGCGCTCGCCGAAGCAGGATACTGGATGATCATTTTCGGCGCGAGCGCAGCGACAGCGGTGGTCCTAACCGTCGCCGCTGTCGCCGGATTGTCCCGGTACTTGTCACACCGGTAA
- a CDS encoding PIG-L deacetylase family protein, producing the protein MTTHDDASTAPLTPLQDQDFKRVLVVLAHPDDAEYGTSAAVSMWTDRGVEVGYVLATAGEAGMQRPPEEARRIRAQEQRNACEIVGVEHLRILDFPDGLVEYGIELRRAIAGEIRVFQPDVVISGAGELVVPWGLDHADHRAVGLATIDAVRDAGNRWLYTEQLDEQVIPWEISTLLLTGTEPSHYLEISRTAVDKPVASLAAHEHYLADLPEHPAPQDFIPGMLAEQGRVSQVPYAMGFQVH; encoded by the coding sequence ATGACTACTCACGATGATGCTTCCACTGCGCCACTGACCCCACTGCAAGATCAAGACTTCAAACGCGTCCTGGTGGTGCTAGCCCATCCCGATGACGCAGAATATGGCACCTCTGCGGCCGTTTCTATGTGGACCGACCGCGGGGTCGAGGTGGGGTACGTGTTAGCGACGGCCGGCGAGGCCGGCATGCAGCGGCCACCCGAAGAAGCGCGGCGGATCCGGGCACAAGAACAGCGCAATGCCTGCGAGATTGTCGGCGTCGAGCATTTGCGCATCCTGGATTTCCCCGACGGCCTAGTGGAATACGGTATCGAGTTACGCCGTGCAATTGCGGGGGAAATTCGAGTCTTCCAGCCCGACGTCGTCATCAGCGGCGCCGGCGAGCTGGTTGTGCCCTGGGGCTTGGACCATGCCGACCATCGTGCCGTTGGGCTCGCCACGATCGACGCGGTTCGGGATGCCGGTAACCGGTGGCTCTACACCGAACAACTCGATGAGCAGGTCATCCCGTGGGAGATCTCGACCCTTTTACTGACCGGCACCGAGCCGAGTCACTACCTAGAGATCAGCCGAACCGCGGTGGACAAGCCCGTGGCTTCCCTGGCTGCTCACGAACACTACTTGGCAGATCTACCGGAGCATCCAGCGCCACAAGATTTCATCCCAGGCATGCTGGCCGAACAAGGCCGGGTCTCGCAGGTGCCCTACGCCATGGGATTCCAGGTTCACTGA
- a CDS encoding response regulator transcription factor yields the protein MIRLLLVDDEPMIRETLRDYLSTDPSIEVAGEANNGEVAVRQAAALQPDIVLMDMQMPVLDGVGATAQIHAAHPEIKILGLTTFSTDRYVVDLLRAGGSGYLVKDTKPREIVAAIHAVLAGESVLSPEVTRYVVKGLEESVPAQVTPDSEIVDRLTDKELEVIQLLSQGMSNREMAQALFVSESTIKARFVKIMEKLGVRDRVQILVTAIQHGLVDLSPRS from the coding sequence ATGATTCGACTGCTGCTCGTCGATGACGAACCGATGATCCGGGAAACTCTACGGGACTACCTGTCGACTGATCCCTCGATCGAGGTGGCCGGTGAGGCCAATAATGGTGAGGTCGCAGTGCGTCAGGCAGCGGCCCTGCAACCGGATATTGTGCTGATGGATATGCAAATGCCGGTCCTGGACGGGGTGGGGGCAACAGCACAGATCCATGCTGCACATCCCGAGATCAAAATCCTTGGGCTGACCACGTTCTCTACGGACCGTTATGTTGTTGACCTACTGCGCGCCGGCGGCTCAGGATATCTGGTCAAAGACACCAAACCGCGCGAGATCGTTGCTGCGATTCATGCGGTCCTTGCTGGCGAGTCCGTGTTATCTCCTGAAGTCACGCGTTACGTTGTGAAGGGCCTGGAAGAATCCGTACCTGCCCAGGTCACCCCGGACTCAGAGATCGTAGATCGGTTGACCGATAAAGAACTCGAAGTCATCCAACTGCTATCCCAGGGCATGAGCAACCGCGAAATGGCACAAGCACTTTTTGTCTCCGAATCCACGATCAAAGCCCGCTTCGTAAAGATTATGGAAAAGCTTGGCGTGCGCGATCGCGTCCAAATTTTAGTCACCGCCATACAGCACGGGCTGGTCGATCTCTCCCCGCGTTCCTAG